A window from Streptomyces sp. NBC_00271 encodes these proteins:
- a CDS encoding GNAT family N-acetyltransferase produces the protein MDVGTTVYQGDTALGVVEEFVHLRLVPSREHSPERDEKVAAEVRERIADEVRRPGFLAVTARIGSRLCGFGTAVRSADPAPEHPVLGARRSQEWLAGAVRITDLVVAPAARGRGVGTGILDILLLPAMDDRAWAVTDHQDTTALNFFRCRGWRQTVYPRPGAHPAQIVLLAPRHPTLSEIPVLP, from the coding sequence ATGGACGTCGGTACCACCGTCTATCAGGGCGACACGGCGCTCGGCGTCGTCGAGGAGTTCGTGCATCTGCGGCTGGTGCCGTCGCGCGAGCATTCGCCCGAGCGGGACGAAAAGGTCGCCGCCGAGGTACGGGAGCGGATCGCGGACGAGGTGCGCCGGCCGGGGTTCCTGGCGGTGACGGCCCGCATCGGCAGTCGGCTGTGCGGCTTCGGCACCGCCGTGCGCTCCGCGGATCCCGCCCCGGAACATCCGGTACTGGGGGCGCGGCGGTCGCAGGAGTGGCTCGCGGGTGCCGTACGGATCACCGATCTCGTGGTGGCGCCCGCGGCGCGCGGCCGTGGCGTCGGCACCGGGATCCTCGACATACTGCTGCTGCCCGCCATGGACGACCGGGCCTGGGCGGTGACCGACCATCAGGACACCACGGCGCTGAACTTCTTCCGCTGCCGGGGCTGGCGCCAGACCGTGTACCCGCGGCCGGGGGCGCACCCCGCGCAGATCGTCCTACTCGCTCCACGGCACCCGACGCTGTCCGAGATCCCTGTGCTGCCGTAG
- a CDS encoding methylmalonyl-CoA mutase subunit beta yields the protein MTVLPDDGLSLAAEFPDATHEQWQRLVEGVLRKSGKEVSGAAAEDALSTTLEDGLRARPLYTADDSAPDPGLPGFAPFVRGGRPEGNTLGGWDVRQQHTAADGAAVLADLENGVTSLWLVAGAGGIAVSSLGRVLDGVYLDLAPVVLDAGREVEPAARELLRLYQERGVAKEAARGNLGADPLGHEARTGDSGFDFAPVAALAGLCAEEYPGLRALTVDALPYHEAGGSAAQELGSSLATGVAYLRELTEAGLTVQQAAAQLEFRYAATADQFLTIAKLRAARRLWARVSEVCGAPGGQVQHAVTSPVMMSRRDPWVNMLRTTVATLAAGVGGADAVTVLPFDHALGLPDAFARRIARNTSTILVEESHLSRVIDPAGGSWYVERLTDELAHAGWEFFQWIEREGGQAAALRSGRLGRDLAGTWEARSAKLAKRREPVTGVSEFPNLAERLVERPPAPVPPSGGLPRVRRDEAFEALRARSDAHLAATGSRPRIFLAALGPAAAHTARLTFASNLFQAGGIEPVTEGAFEDSGATEVCLCSSDTLYEERAAEVAGELKATGAGHVFLAGRPGQYPDVDAYVFAGCDAVAVLSATLDRMGVS from the coding sequence ATGACGGTCCTGCCTGACGACGGGCTCTCGCTGGCCGCCGAGTTCCCTGACGCGACCCATGAGCAGTGGCAACGCCTGGTTGAAGGCGTCCTGCGCAAGTCGGGCAAGGAAGTCTCGGGCGCGGCAGCGGAAGACGCCCTGTCCACGACGCTTGAGGACGGGCTGCGCGCCCGTCCCCTGTACACCGCGGACGACTCCGCGCCCGATCCCGGCCTGCCCGGTTTCGCTCCCTTCGTACGGGGCGGACGCCCCGAGGGCAACACCCTCGGCGGCTGGGACGTACGGCAGCAGCACACGGCCGCCGACGGCGCGGCGGTCCTCGCGGACCTGGAGAACGGCGTCACCTCGCTCTGGCTGGTCGCCGGTGCGGGCGGCATCGCGGTGTCCTCGCTCGGCCGGGTCCTCGACGGCGTCTATCTCGACCTGGCGCCCGTCGTCCTCGACGCGGGACGTGAAGTCGAGCCCGCCGCACGCGAGTTGCTACGGCTCTACCAGGAGCGCGGGGTCGCCAAGGAGGCGGCGCGCGGCAACCTGGGAGCCGACCCGCTGGGCCACGAGGCCCGTACGGGAGACAGCGGGTTCGACTTCGCGCCCGTCGCCGCCCTCGCGGGGCTGTGCGCCGAGGAGTATCCGGGGCTGCGGGCGCTGACCGTGGACGCGCTGCCGTACCACGAGGCCGGTGGCTCGGCGGCGCAGGAGCTGGGCAGTTCGCTGGCGACCGGCGTCGCCTATCTGCGGGAGCTGACCGAGGCGGGCCTGACCGTGCAACAGGCCGCCGCGCAGTTGGAGTTCCGGTACGCGGCCACCGCCGACCAGTTCCTGACCATCGCCAAGTTGCGGGCGGCGCGCCGGCTCTGGGCGCGGGTGAGCGAGGTCTGCGGGGCCCCGGGCGGGCAGGTGCAGCACGCGGTGACCTCGCCGGTGATGATGTCCCGCCGCGATCCGTGGGTGAACATGCTGCGCACGACGGTCGCGACGCTGGCCGCCGGCGTGGGCGGCGCCGACGCCGTCACCGTGTTGCCCTTCGACCACGCCCTGGGTCTGCCGGACGCGTTCGCCCGGCGGATCGCCCGCAACACCTCGACCATCCTGGTCGAGGAGTCGCATCTGTCCCGGGTGATCGACCCGGCGGGCGGCTCCTGGTACGTGGAGCGGCTCACGGACGAACTCGCCCACGCGGGCTGGGAGTTCTTCCAGTGGATCGAGCGGGAGGGTGGCCAGGCGGCGGCCCTGCGCTCCGGGCGGCTCGGCCGGGACCTCGCAGGCACCTGGGAGGCGCGCAGCGCGAAGCTCGCCAAGCGGCGCGAACCCGTGACCGGGGTCAGCGAGTTCCCGAACCTCGCCGAACGCCTCGTAGAACGTCCTCCCGCCCCCGTACCGCCGTCCGGCGGGCTGCCGCGGGTGCGGCGCGACGAGGCGTTCGAGGCGCTGCGGGCCCGCTCCGACGCCCACCTGGCGGCGACCGGTTCCCGGCCGCGGATCTTCCTGGCCGCCCTCGGCCCGGCCGCCGCGCACACCGCCCGCCTCACCTTCGCCTCGAACCTGTTCCAGGCGGGTGGCATCGAGCCCGTCACCGAGGGCGCCTTCGAGGACAGCGGTGCCACCGAGGTCTGCCTGTGCTCCAGCGACACGCTGTACGAGGAGCGGGCCGCGGAGGTCGCCGGGGAGCTGAAGGCGACGGGCGCCGGGCACGTGTTCCTCGCGGGCCGTCCCGGGCAGTACCCGGATGTCGACGCCTATGTCTTCGCGGGGTGCGACGCCGTCGCCGTGCTCTCCGCCACCCTCGACCGTATGGGAGTGTCCTGA
- the scpA gene encoding methylmalonyl-CoA mutase, protein MGIPDFSGIELGVPKADGGSDEWRSAVKKATGGADLLWETPEGITVEPLYTGQDLEGLDFLGTYPGIAPYLRGPYPTMYVNQPWTIRQYAGFSTAEESNAFYRRNLAAGQKGLSVAFDLPTHRGYDSDHPRVTGDVGMAGVAIDSIYDMRQLFDGIPLDKMTVSMTMNGAVLPVLALYIVAAEEQGVPPEKLAGTIQNDILKEFMVRNTYIYPPKPSMRIISDIFAFTSQRMPRYNSISISGYHIQEAGATADLELAYTLADGVEYIRAGREAGMDVDAFAPRLSFFWAIGMNFFMEIAKMRAARLLWAKLVKQFDPQNAKSLSLRTHSQTSGWSLTAQDVFNNVTRTCVEAMAATQGHTQSLHTNALDEALALPTDFSARIARNTQLLIQQESGTTRAIDPWGGSAYVEKLTYDLARRAWQHIEEVEAAGGMAKAIDAGIPKLRIEEAAARTQARIDSGRQPVIGVNKYRVETDEQIDVLKVDNSSVRTQQIEKLRRLRAERDEQACQDALHALTRAAEGTGNLLELAVNAARAKATVGEISDALEKVYGRHASQIRTISGVYRTEAGESPSVERTRTLVSSFEEAEGRRPRILVAKMGQDGHDRGQKVIATAFADLGFDVDVGPLFQTPGEVARQAVEADVHIVGVSSLAAGHLTLVPALRESLAEEGREDIMVVVGGVIPPQDVPTLLEMGAAAVFPPGTVIPDAAYDLVQRLSADLGHDL, encoded by the coding sequence ATGGGAATCCCCGACTTCTCCGGGATCGAGCTGGGGGTCCCGAAGGCCGACGGCGGCAGCGACGAGTGGCGAAGCGCCGTCAAGAAGGCCACGGGCGGGGCCGATCTCCTGTGGGAGACCCCGGAGGGCATCACGGTCGAGCCGCTGTACACCGGGCAGGACCTGGAGGGCCTGGACTTCCTGGGCACCTACCCGGGCATCGCCCCGTATCTCCGGGGCCCCTACCCGACGATGTACGTCAACCAGCCCTGGACGATCCGTCAGTACGCGGGCTTCTCCACGGCCGAGGAGTCCAACGCCTTCTACCGGCGCAACCTCGCGGCCGGCCAGAAGGGCCTGTCCGTCGCGTTCGACCTGCCCACCCACCGCGGCTACGACAGCGACCACCCGCGCGTGACCGGTGACGTCGGCATGGCGGGCGTGGCGATCGACTCGATCTACGACATGCGGCAGCTCTTCGACGGCATCCCGCTGGACAAGATGACCGTGTCGATGACCATGAACGGTGCGGTACTGCCCGTACTCGCGCTGTACATCGTGGCCGCCGAGGAACAGGGCGTACCGCCCGAGAAGTTGGCCGGGACCATCCAGAACGACATCCTCAAGGAGTTCATGGTCCGCAACACCTACATCTATCCGCCGAAGCCGTCGATGCGGATCATCTCCGACATCTTCGCCTTCACCTCCCAGCGGATGCCGCGCTACAACTCCATCTCCATCTCCGGCTACCACATCCAGGAGGCGGGCGCGACGGCCGACCTGGAGCTGGCGTACACGCTGGCCGACGGGGTGGAGTACATCCGGGCGGGACGGGAGGCGGGGATGGACGTGGACGCGTTCGCGCCCCGGCTCTCCTTCTTCTGGGCGATCGGCATGAACTTCTTCATGGAGATCGCCAAGATGCGGGCGGCGCGGCTGCTCTGGGCCAAGCTGGTCAAGCAGTTCGACCCGCAGAACGCCAAGTCCCTTTCCCTGCGCACCCATTCGCAGACCTCCGGCTGGTCGCTGACCGCGCAGGACGTGTTCAACAACGTCACGCGTACGTGTGTGGAGGCGATGGCGGCGACGCAGGGGCACACCCAGTCGCTGCACACCAACGCCCTCGACGAGGCGCTCGCCCTGCCCACCGACTTCTCGGCGCGCATCGCCCGCAACACCCAGCTGCTGATCCAGCAGGAGTCGGGCACGACGCGGGCGATCGACCCGTGGGGCGGCAGCGCGTACGTCGAGAAGCTGACGTACGACCTCGCGCGCCGGGCCTGGCAGCACATCGAGGAGGTCGAGGCGGCGGGCGGTATGGCCAAGGCCATCGACGCGGGCATTCCCAAGCTGCGCATCGAGGAGGCCGCGGCCCGCACCCAGGCCCGGATCGACTCCGGACGCCAGCCGGTCATCGGCGTGAACAAGTACCGGGTGGAGACCGACGAGCAGATCGACGTCCTCAAGGTCGACAACTCCTCCGTACGCACCCAGCAGATCGAGAAGCTGCGGCGGCTGCGCGCGGAGCGCGACGAACAGGCGTGCCAGGACGCCCTGCACGCCCTGACCCGGGCCGCCGAAGGCACCGGCAATCTCCTGGAGCTGGCGGTGAACGCGGCCCGCGCGAAGGCCACGGTCGGCGAGATCTCCGACGCCCTGGAGAAGGTGTACGGGCGGCACGCGAGCCAGATCCGTACGATCTCCGGTGTGTACCGCACCGAAGCCGGCGAGTCGCCGTCCGTCGAACGCACCCGCACCCTGGTGTCCTCCTTCGAGGAGGCCGAGGGCCGTCGGCCCCGCATCCTGGTCGCCAAGATGGGCCAGGACGGGCACGACCGCGGCCAGAAGGTGATCGCCACCGCCTTCGCCGACCTCGGCTTCGACGTCGACGTCGGCCCGCTGTTCCAGACCCCGGGCGAGGTGGCGCGCCAGGCCGTCGAGGCGGACGTGCACATCGTCGGGGTGTCCTCGCTGGCCGCCGGGCACCTCACGCTCGTACCGGCGCTCAGGGAGTCGCTCGCCGAGGAGGGCCGGGAGGACATCATGGTCGTGGTCGGCGGGGTGATCCCGCCGCAGGACGTGCCCACGCTCCTGGAGATGGGCGCGGCGGCCGTCTTCCCGCCCGGGACGGTGATCCCGGACGCGGCGTACGACCTGGTGCAGCGGCTGTCCGCCGACCTCGGCCACGACCTCTGA
- the meaB gene encoding methylmalonyl Co-A mutase-associated GTPase MeaB → MAIELDTYVKGVLDGKRALVARAITLVESTRPQHRVLAQALLTELLPYSGKARRIGISGVPGVGKSTFIDAFGTLLTSLGYRVAVLAVDPSSSRTGGSILGDKTRMERLAVDPAAFVRPSPTAGTLGGVAKATRESIVVMEAAGYDVVLVETVGVGQSETAVANMVDSFLLLTLARTGDQLQGIKKGVLELADVIAVNKADGPHERDARAAARELAGALRLMHPADAAWTPPVLSCSARESTGLDTVWERLEQHRTLLSSTGRLAAKRRDQQVDWTWTMVRDELLGRLHADAAVRALAPGLEQQVRDGELTATLAAERILGVFGGERG, encoded by the coding sequence ATGGCGATCGAACTCGACACCTATGTGAAGGGCGTACTCGACGGAAAGCGGGCGCTGGTGGCGCGCGCCATCACGCTCGTGGAGTCGACGAGGCCCCAACACCGCGTCCTGGCACAGGCGTTGTTGACCGAGCTGCTTCCGTACAGCGGGAAGGCGCGGCGGATCGGTATCAGCGGCGTACCCGGTGTGGGCAAGTCGACGTTCATCGACGCGTTCGGCACGCTGCTCACCTCGCTCGGGTACCGGGTCGCGGTGCTCGCCGTCGATCCGTCGTCGAGTCGGACCGGCGGTTCGATCCTGGGCGACAAGACCCGGATGGAGCGCCTGGCCGTCGACCCGGCGGCCTTCGTACGGCCCTCCCCCACCGCGGGCACGCTCGGCGGGGTCGCGAAGGCGACCCGGGAGTCGATCGTGGTGATGGAGGCCGCGGGCTACGACGTGGTCCTGGTGGAGACGGTCGGCGTCGGCCAGTCCGAGACCGCCGTCGCGAACATGGTCGACTCCTTCCTGCTCCTGACCCTGGCCCGCACCGGGGACCAGTTGCAGGGCATCAAGAAGGGCGTCCTGGAACTGGCGGACGTCATCGCGGTCAACAAGGCGGACGGACCGCACGAGCGGGACGCCCGCGCGGCGGCACGGGAGCTGGCCGGCGCGCTGCGGCTGATGCATCCCGCCGACGCGGCCTGGACCCCGCCGGTCCTGAGTTGCAGTGCCCGTGAGTCGACCGGTCTGGACACGGTCTGGGAGCGCCTCGAACAGCACCGCACACTCCTGAGCTCCACCGGCCGTCTCGCCGCCAAGCGCCGCGACCAGCAGGTGGACTGGACGTGGACGATGGTCCGCGACGAACTCCTCGGCCGCCTGCACGCCGACGCGGCCGTACGCGCCCTCGCCCCCGGCCTCGAACAACAGGTGCGGGACGGGGAGTTGACGGCCACGCTGGCCGCCGAGCGCATCCTGGGGGTGTTCGGCGGCGAGCGCGGCTGA
- a CDS encoding FAD binding domain-containing protein gives MLLRLPTSVSEAQECMAEGAVPIGGATLIWATWQRDGFPEQAMSLRDLPEANTIGRETLGGAVILNRIDDRVPEALRRAAATVGTGAVRRTATVGGNIVGSTLRCLLPASLVLEARAVVLDPDSVYETDLTEVLAKGHLLLGLRWRDPITSAYRKLPGEAGGPPPLVVAAALHTADTGGTRLRVAVRDGYDVITECTEYDSDSGQVLDDLRRTAVGALHATAWEAVHELVTDLLSRPSGR, from the coding sequence GTGCTCTTGCGTCTGCCCACGTCCGTTTCCGAAGCACAGGAGTGCATGGCCGAGGGGGCGGTGCCCATAGGCGGGGCGACCCTGATATGGGCCACCTGGCAGCGGGACGGCTTCCCCGAGCAGGCCATGTCGCTGCGCGACCTGCCGGAAGCCAACACGATCGGCCGCGAGACGCTGGGCGGGGCCGTGATACTGAACCGGATCGACGACCGCGTGCCCGAAGCACTGCGCCGGGCGGCGGCCACCGTGGGGACCGGAGCCGTGCGCCGCACGGCCACCGTCGGCGGCAACATCGTCGGGAGCACCCTGCGCTGTCTGCTGCCCGCCTCACTCGTGCTGGAAGCGCGCGCGGTGGTCCTGGATCCGGACAGCGTCTACGAGACCGACCTGACCGAGGTACTGGCCAAGGGCCACCTGTTGCTCGGCCTCCGCTGGCGCGATCCGATCACCAGCGCGTACCGCAAGCTGCCCGGCGAGGCGGGCGGTCCGCCACCGCTCGTCGTCGCCGCCGCTCTGCACACCGCCGACACCGGAGGAACGCGGCTGCGCGTCGCCGTCCGCGACGGGTACGACGTGATCACCGAGTGCACCGAGTACGACTCCGACTCCGGACAGGTCCTCGACGACCTGCGTCGCACGGCCGTCGGCGCACTGCACGCCACAGCCTGGGAAGCGGTCCACGAGCTGGTCACCGACCTCTTGTCCCGTCCCAGCGGTCGTTGA